The genome window GAGgataacttagaattgtattaACATGGTTTTGGGAAACCTGACTTTTGATGCAAGAAAAGGCTGGTGCTGAAAATAACACTGCCTGTCACCAGAACACCACCATAGCCACAGTGACGAATGACTTGGGCAGCCTTTCGGATTTGTGAAAATGGAGGGACCTATGAACGGTTCCAAATATTCCAGAAACACCTTTTTATAGATGCCTGTTTCAGTGTGACTATcagaacaaaatacaataaatggataCTTCATCTTGCtcatgggtagaagcaaaatcatgcattggaaaaatatagaagggttttccagatttttggggTTGCGTGTTTttcacaagaaattacggtagttggGTTAGCATGTTTTTGTGCGCCACAATCCTCATGCACTTTTTGAAATGAGGCATTTTGTGTGGACCTGTGCTAGTCTGTGATCTCAGAGTACCTCGGCTATTCACACTTGGAACGATGTTGGCTTTCTAACTCTACTGTAATGAAGTCTTGTTTGAGTCCTCcttgatgtgtgtgtgcagatcTTTCTGGCAAAATATTTGTCTTCCCGAGAGAGACTTCCAAAGATCATGTGAAATTGATGACACCCAAATCATCGTTCAGTGCAGTGACTGTCTGTCTCAGGTAACCAGGGTATCACCAGTGGCGCTTGGCTTGCTTTCATTCTGATACCTGGGGGGAGATGGTATTTGTGCTCACCTCTGGCATGTCTGATCAGATTCCTCACAGATCTCACCAGGAACTATGGCCTCTTCTCTCTGGCCACACCAGcgttcaaaaatgactttgtcATCTTCAAGGTAAAGGCGGACGTCATGAGGGTTCACGTGCGGAACGGCGCCACAGACTTCCTGTCTCTGTCTTTTCCTTCTAACTCCTGGCACACCTTGTGCTCCACTTGGGACTCTGTAAACGGCATCGCCCAGCTGTGGGTGGACGGCAAACCCACCATCAAGAGATTTATCCACTCAGGACAGCCAATTAGTGGCAATCCCATCGCTATCCTGGGCCAAGAGCAGGACACTTACGGGGGAGGCTTTGACGCCGCTCAGTCCTTCATCGGCATGATCTCTCGACTTCACATGTGGGACTACGTCCTCTCACGTAATGAGATCCAACGCTATGAGGAGGACTCAAACTTCACCCCTGGAAACGTATTCAACTGGAGAGCCCTCGACTTTGAAATCACTGGCAACATTTTGGTGGAAGATGAGGTCAAGTAGAAGCAGGCAATAATTGTCTTCCTGCCACATATCCTCTAAAGCGGTTTGTGTCCAAAGACCTCCTCATAATCCTGACACCAATTAAGCATAACACTAAATGCTACTGGATTTAGTTGCCTGTTTTTGACAACTAAAATGTTGTGATTGTGGGGGGGGAATTGCATTACTATTAAAATGGTCAcaagaatgaaaatgtattgttgtgaggtttttgaaaatacaaaatttcCTTGCTCATTCAACTTGGACTTTAAGGTCCCGTCTTTAACTTTCAACTTCATTTGTCCCTGGAGGGTAATTGGTTCTGCAGCCTGTTTGAATacctgaactttattttgggttattcagatgcactttaaatggtggcagtagTGCAcagactccc of Phycodurus eques isolate BA_2022a chromosome 4, UOR_Pequ_1.1, whole genome shotgun sequence contains these proteins:
- the LOC133402031 gene encoding serum amyloid P-component-like isoform X3, which codes for MEKLLVFMVMLSSCCAHTRDLSGKIFVFPRETSKDHVKLMTPKSSFSAVTVCLRFLTDLTRNYGLFSLATPAFKNDFVIFKVKADVMRVHVRNGATDFLSLSFPSNSWHTLCSTWDSVNGIAQLWVDGKPTIKRFIHSGQPISGNPIAILGQEQDTYGGGFDAAQSFIGMISRLHMWDYVLSRNEIQRYEEDSNFTPGNVFNWRALDFEITGNILVEDEVK
- the LOC133402031 gene encoding C-reactive protein-like isoform X1 — its product is MFIFVYPAQLPLCQPISSLQVCLILSSMEKLLVFMVMLSSCCAHTRDLSGKIFVFPRETSKDHVKLMTPKSSFSAVTVCLRFLTDLTRNYGLFSLATPAFKNDFVIFKVKADVMRVHVRNGATDFLSLSFPSNSWHTLCSTWDSVNGIAQLWVDGKPTIKRFIHSGQPISGNPIAILGQEQDTYGGGFDAAQSFIGMISRLHMWDYVLSRNEIQRYEEDSNFTPGNVFNWRALDFEITGNILVEDEVK
- the LOC133402031 gene encoding C-reactive protein-like isoform X2 translates to MFIFVYPAQLPLCQPISSLQMEKLLVFMVMLSSCCAHTRDLSGKIFVFPRETSKDHVKLMTPKSSFSAVTVCLRFLTDLTRNYGLFSLATPAFKNDFVIFKVKADVMRVHVRNGATDFLSLSFPSNSWHTLCSTWDSVNGIAQLWVDGKPTIKRFIHSGQPISGNPIAILGQEQDTYGGGFDAAQSFIGMISRLHMWDYVLSRNEIQRYEEDSNFTPGNVFNWRALDFEITGNILVEDEVK